The Candidatus Methanomethylicota archaeon nucleotide sequence CATCGTCCACAGCTTTAACAGTTCCCCTAACACTCTCATAATATGTTTTGAGACGTTCAACTCTGAGGATTTCCATTTATCTCATCCTCCTAAGTCTTGGATTCGCCACCTCATCTAAAGCGGAGCTAACAAGGTAGAAGGCTGTGCCAAGTATAGCTATACATAACCCTGGAGCTAAAACCCACAGCCAAGATCCCATGAAAAATGCATTTCTAGTATTAGCGTAATAGAGTATCATCCCCCAACTCTTCTGCGTTGGGTCTCCTAAACCTAGAAAACTTAACCCTGCCTCTGAAAGTATGGCTCCAGTAACTCTTAATGCTGATTCCGCCAATATTATTGGAAACATGTTTGGTAATATCACTTTAAACACTATACTCAAATCACTCATCCCCACAGCTTTACATGACTCAACGAAGGCCCTCTCCCTCAAACTTAAAGTTTGCGCCCTCACAACTCTAGCCATACCACCCCACCCCAATATGCTCAATACGAAAATTATGTTGATGATGCTTGGTCC carries:
- a CDS encoding ABC transporter permease, whose amino-acid sequence is MMGFLSKIVKNEIVTGVLNNRRGLIGLTVILIFTFIAITADIISPYDPWKLTGKPYEPPSINHPLGCNDIGQDILSEVIYGSRVSLAVGFSVAFFSTLIGICVGLISGYYGGILDEIISRGVDVLLALPSLPLIIILAAYLGPSIINIIFVLSILGWGGMARVVRAQTLSLRERAFVESCKAVGMSDLSIVFKVILPNMFPIILAESALRVTGAILSEAGLSFLGLGDPTQKSWGMILYYANTRNAFFMGSWLWVLAPGLCIAILGTAFYLVSSALDEVANPRLRRMR